CACTAAAGCAGCAGGAGATTTAAGTGCGCTGAGATCCAGTGGAATGATAGTTACCTCGACCGGATACTTTTCTTTGATTTGAAGAGCAAGCTCTTCCAACAGACGCTGATTTCTCGCAGTTAAAATTAAATCATGACCTTGACTTACAAATTCAAACGCTAACGATCGGCCAATTCCTCTTGAGGCACCCGTGATGAGAGTCATCATTTTTAAAAACGTCGATTAATCACCTTTCCCTATATTATAGATGATTACTGCATCAGATCGTGGCCCCCCCAACAGTATGCTTCACCTAAATTTAAAAGACTTGAGATCGTTCTCTTCCAAATCACCCAAATAGATAGCGGGTTGTATTCCAATAGTGGAATCGGAAGTGTTAATTATCGTACCTATCTCCGTGTGAGCAGCTTTTTTTTCAACCTTAATAAAAAGGGTCCCCGGGCGAGCTACTAAATTAGGTTTTTCTGCGCCATCAGCGATAATCAGCTGTACATCCAAAGATATATTGTTGTCATTAACAAAATTAGATAAAGAGCTTTGTACACTATCGTAACAAATTTCCACGCCCAACTTCAGTCCAGAAAACTCCTTAACTAAGGTGTCCTCCATCCCTGATTTGAAAAAAATTCGACGTAAATCCAGGTAATTTAAAAAACCTTCATCAGTATAATCAAAATCATAATTTGTATGGGGATATCTTTTTTTGTATTTTTCTACCTGGCCACGATGGAAAAAATATGCCGTGTTGCGATAATAATTTTGTGAATCGTGCTTTGATTTTTTATACCAACAAAATGTTCCTGGAGCAATTAACATGTCTGTGTCTTTGGACAGTTCTTGTATTCTTTTTTTAAATAAATTTTTTTGCGTTTGAGAATAATATTTGTGATAACAGGTTTCGGATTGATCTTTAAAAAGATACTCCGGTGCTACAAATATTGCTCGCGGTGTTGCCATTGTAGGCGGCTTTAATTGTGTTTCTTCCTTTTTTAGCACTTTAAACATTATAGACCAGGGTAAGCTTGTTTTTTTACTTTTAGTAGAAGGATGATTCATTTCATTGCTAGCTGTTTCTTGCAGCGTTTTTTTAGCAAGAAGAATGCGTTTTTCTAAAATGTTTAACCGTTCCTCAAAAGAAGAAGAAAAAAACTCCTCATCGGGTTGAAATACAAAAACTTTAAAATTCGCAATTTCGCTTGAGAGGGAGTTGCTTTGCTTAGCTGTATTTTTAGGCGTGTCAATCACTTCTTTTTTATGACGCATACAGGAACCTTTAATGATAAAATGATAATTACCGTTTTGAGTTAAAAATTTACTAACTACATCAAATCATATCAACTGAACACATTTTAATCAATTATTCAAAGCAAATCAGCTACACCCGTGGACGGTATAATGCGTGTAAAATTCCTCTCTTTGATGACTGACCAATAGTCCTATATAATCCTACTTACATCATCATGGTTGGGTAAAGGATACCAATGTTTCAATCCATTTTAATATTTGCACTTATGACATTTAGCCTCATCGCTCAAGCAGCCCTCCCTGATGATCCAATTCAGCGCTGCTTAGATGTTAGAAGGTTCGCCGACTTCACCACACGACAGAAAATGGCCGCCAAAGAGCCCGGAGTGTTCCGCTTTAAATTTCATAAAATTTCAGCATCTGAGCTACCGTTAGATAATCCATCCGGCAATATGGGCGAAGTGATTAAAGCATTGAATAACCAGATTGAAAACTGCAAGAAACATCGAGGTGAATTTCAAGCAATGACCATCGCGGGTCATACATATAAACGACAAGAATGGTGTCATAATATCAACGAGAAAATGCTCGCTCTTGCAAAATCCGCCCGTGGCGATTTTCAAAAATATTTATCGAGCATCAAAACCGAATTTGACTGGTATAAAAGCGATGGCTGGCCCGAAAATCATGCAGGATTTAAAAAGGGTGAGTTTCAATTTACTGCTTATTATGCACCAGCTCCTGTTGAGGCACGCACCAAACGTGGCGGTGCATTTTTATATCCTATGTATAGTAATCCTGGTGTGGTGCATGTAGCTTCGGAATGCAAAAAATATAATTTGAAAGCGCCTCTTTGTGGGGTTGACCCACTCACTAAAATGGCACGTGGATTTTGTCTGAAGAATGCAGATGGCACATACTCAGTAGTGCCCGACCGAGAAGAGATTGAACACGGAGCTTTAAATCCCAAATATATACTTGGCTACGTTAAAGACCCAAATGATCCCGCTTTTTTAATGCTTGAAGGCTCTGGTTCATTAATTCTTGATGGCAAATTATTCCACATCAATTACGATGGGGCCAACGGCAGACCACGCACTATGCTGGGGCGCATAGTCCAATGCGCGCAAGATCCGACCTGCGGCGGGAACCTAGACACAATGGAACGGTGTGCTAAAGATCCTAAATGTCATGATGAAGCAAAATTACGCTGTAATGTGTCTAAAAAAATTAGACAAAGTGCAGCATCGGAACAGTTGATTCGCCAATATTTAGATAACCCGCTTAACCGTGATAAAGCTGCCGACTTGCGCAATCGAGATCAAAGCTATGTATTTTTTACTAAAGAAGATGGCGGCCCTTATGGTTCAGAAAATATTTCTCTAACCCCCCATGCTTCATGTGCAACAGACCACAAGGTAATCCCTGTGGGTATGAGTTTTATCTACAATTGCAAAAAATCGACATCTTGGTGCGTAGCCCAAGACACTGGGGGCGCTATTATGGGGGCTCATGTGGATGTTTATACGGGAGAGGGAGACCAGGCGGGTGTGGAAGCAAATCAGCTAAATCATCCAGGCTCATTGTATATAGCCCTTCCAAAACGTGGATAAAACTCAGAAAACTTTTCTTTAAACTCCAACGTAGCCTGGTTGTTCGCAACCAGGTTCAATCCAAGTTGCGCAATAATTCAAGCTTTGAAGGTATCTTTGAAATACCCATTTCTTAAATCCTCTTCAAAATCAGTTGGCCATATGGTTGCATAACCCGTATTGTACGTTTTGGTTATATCTGTGGCTTTGCACCTGATACTTACTTTCCCAAGTATAAGATAAGGATTTTGGGTGTAATCCGTTTCATCTTGCTCAATTAAGTCGAAATCATTCTCATCATACCCATAACGGGAGAGAATATCTTGATAATTATCAAATAAATCAGCTTCCATAATCTTAACTCCTCAAATTAAAATTATAGTACGTAAAACCTGCTTGGTTGCAACCAGACACATCCATACCGGCTAAGCACTCCTCCACTATTACCATATGAAGGGTATAAGCCGAGTTGTGACTTTTTTCTGATAGTCCGTATATCCGGGTAAATCATGTACGAGTATTTTTTCCTCATTTAAGATACGAGCAACTAAAAGGAATATGAAAATGGGAAGCAAAAGCAAAGTCCACAATGAACCGAGTGCAAGCGGCGTACCAATAAAAAGAAACAGGGCTCCAAAGTACATCGGATGACGAACCAATCCGTATAGGCCTGTAGTAATTACTTTCTGTCCTTTTTCCACACGAATATTGGCCGCAGCATAGGTGTTCACTTTTGAAACCAGATAGAACATGTAGAATGAGAACATCACGAACAGGTCACCGAGAATGGAAACATACCACGGCACTAATGACCATCCATTACGTACATCGAGCGGCGGTAGAAGGATCAGTCCTAGGCACGCAATATAGAGACAAAAGATAATTATTTTCTGAATAGGTTCCTTTTCATAGGCTATCCCGACTTCAGTACGCCGCTTAAGGAGAGCAGGATCATGTATTGCAAGATATATACTGTAGGCAGCAGATGCACTAATAATTACCACCAGATAAACCCAACCTTGCCAATAGTTTAGGGTACCTGCAGGAATAAAAAGAAGCGCCAGAAACACAAGGATTCCTAAAACTGAAGACCGAATCAGCTGTTTATAGAGAGCGTTCATATCTACTTCTTTTCGGAAGTTATCATTAAATTATAGAACTTAAGTTCTTCTAATACATAGCGCGCTTATGCAAATACAGCTATCAACATAGTCCTGGCTAGTTTCAAAAAATCTGGAATAAGAGAAACGCAGGTATGGTTTTGATCCAATCTTTGTTAAAGAAATATGGCAAATAAGACGCCATATTGATCGAAATAAATCAAATCATTATAATCAAAGTTTAGTTTGTAGAGGCTTTTGTGGATAACAAATTTGAACTAAATTCTAAACCATCTTCACGTAAGTTATTTTTAAGAACGGATAATTCACCCTGCATACTTCCTAAGACAGTGGAGAAATATAATGCAACTCCGGCTATGCATTTAAATCTGCTCCCTAGCAATATAACTGGATATGTCGATTCAGGTTATTTGAGTACTTTTGAATACAAAAAAGGGCTAGGATTGGACTCGACCCTGGAATATAGTACCAATTACAAATATATTCACTTTCTTTTTTTAGACTCGGAAATTGCAGAAGTTATTCAATTAACTGGGGGAACGAGTGGATTGACCCATGATGGAGAACAGACCCATTTAATCGCGACGGAGGGAACCGTTTGGGAACTTCCTTTTTATCAATCGGAAATTCCACAAATTTTTTATACCGACGGGGTAGAGGTAGAATTAGGATCCTTAAAAGTTCGCTCTGCTTTTGAAGTTCTTCTTGGTGGGAATTGGGCTGATTTTGCGGAAATCATTAGCATTGAAAGCATTCTTGCCCATACATTATTCAAACAAGCACGGGGTAAAAGTGAAGAGGAGTTCTACACGCTTTTATTACAACTTGCACACCCGTATGTCATTGGAAAAACAGAAGTCCAGCCAGAAGCTTATCAACTACGCTATGATACGGCCTCAGAAAAAGCCATTTTAATTAATTGGTGGAACCGTTTATCCAGTTCAAATAAAAATCAATTAATCATTTTTTATTCTAATCTTCACAATAAATCGCAGAGCTACCCTCAACCTAATGATTTCAAGTTTTTAAAAGAACTACATCAGTTATATACAACTAAAAATAAATTAGAACAAAATCATCCTGAAATGCGGAGTTATTTCCATCTCGTAGAATCGGCGATCGATAAATTCGACGCGCTTTGTCGAATTTATAAAATGTATGAAAATCCAAAACAAAGTTTTATTCGCATAGGGTTAATGGATATTCTCTCTGGTAATTTTCCTCAACAAATAACGCCAAATACTTTTCATGATTTATGCAATACTCTAGAGTCTTACATAGATTATTTAACATTGGAGACTCAATTTTGTCTGCTTGTTAGCGAGATCCATTCTTTAAAGTTAACCGTAGAAGAACAAGAAAAGTTATTCCCAACATTAGGTAAGTTTGTATCCATTATTGAATTGAACTGTAAAAAAGATATGGATAATTTGCATGCAAGGCTAGATCATTACCGCCACAATATGGCGGATATTAAAATAAATTTACCCAAAATTAGAGACGGTCTCAAAGCATATAAATATCAAAAACATTATGCACAGGCATCAAAAGTCTGCAATTTTTGTAATGAGCTACAAATAATAGAGCTTCCTACTGGCACCTTAGCGGAGTGGTTAAAAAAATTTTATATGACTCAAGCCAGTACCGTTTTTCAATCATGTGATGAATTCGAAGAAGTCATTACATATGGTAAATTAATGGATAGTTTGCTGAATCATGCAAAAAGATTGCATGATTCAATCATAAAGTTCAATAAAGCAGGTGAACTCGATCCCCCCTTCAAAAAATATTTTCTTATTGAATTACAAAATAATATCGTTTTTTCTATAGCATGTTTTAAAAAAATAAATGAACGAGATCCCTATCGCGCTGCTCAAGACATGGATTATAAAATTCAAAAGTTATCCAGTTGGACTACCATTCTTGCAAGGGGAAATTATAAAACAATTTATCCAGAATCAGCTCGAATGTTCTATGAGCCCTTTTTTAATCCTCAGAAAAGAGATAGAAATCAAAATGTATCCCAATACGAATTAGGAGGTTATTCCAAGAAAGGCCGGACTTAGTTTTTATAATGGGCTCTTTATTCGGGTGACTAATGAACCTTTTTTCGATTTATCTCAGCTATAAATAAAAATTCTTTACTAATTTGCGTTTTCTTGAATTAATAAATAATTAATAAAATATTCCTGATAAATTCTAGTGGTTTGAAATCAGAATAGAACCGATTCTCTCTTTGCAATTTTGGAGTCTTTATGTTCACTCGGCGGATGATGATAATTTTAGGATTCTTGTTTTGCACCCTAGCTTTCGGAGATAAAGTGCCTCCTATTGCTGCGAAAATAAATCAGGTTATTTATATCACTTTGGACGGTGTTCGCTGGCAAGATATTTATAATAATCAGCAATATTTGCCAAAATTTTGGCAAAAACATGCGAACAAAATTATGTTTTATGGAAACCCTAGGGATAATAAACCTATGTACACCGCTTCAGTACCGATAAGTCTTCCTTCATATCAAAGTCAAATGGCAGGGGCGGTTCAAGTCTGCGCAGATAATAAGTGCGGTAGAATTAAAGTTGAAACTTTGCCAGAAGCTATTATTCAGCAATTGCATCTACCTAAAAAGGATGTGGCAACTTTTTCTTCTTGGCCTGAGATTAAATATGCCGTGGAGCACATTCCCGGGACAACATACAATAATAATGGAAATGAATCAGTCTATGATCCTAACCATTTAAAACCCGATCAAGTAATGAAGGAATTGAACCAAAAACAACTTGAGGATCACCCTAAAGGCAATGATCGTTATGATCGCTACACGTTTGCCCAAGCATGGCATTATTTTATTACCTATCAACCTCGCTTTTTATGGATATCATTAAATGATGCCGATGAGGCGGCCCACGTCAATGATAGAACAGCCTATTACAAGGTATTGTCCTTTTATGATGGAGTACTCGATGAAATTTTGAGCTATTTAAAAAGTAAGGGGATAGACAAACAAACCCTGGTCATAATAACTACGGATCATGGTCGCGGGGATGGGAGCAATTGGGTACATCATGGCCCGGAATATCCCGAATCTAAGAAAATATGGGCCTTTGTGATGAACGGACAATTGGCCCGTGCTGCTGAAGATAAACAGAATAATCGCTATAGTTTATTGTCTATCCGTCCAACTATCGAAAAGGCATTAGGTTTAGAAACCCATAATGAAACAGTAAGCCACTGATTTATATTAATTTGAATAATCAGCTATATTTAAAGTACATCATCAAAAGGAACTGATATGGAACCTACGAATATTGATACGCTTCATCCCGATACAAAAATCATCCAACGCCATAGGGGATGGTTTCTAGGTTTTGGAATTTTACTCTTGATTTTTGGGATTATTGGCTTGGGAATGGACATCTTTTTAACCATAGTCAGCATGTATTTTTTTGCCGCCTTACTTTTAATTTCAGGATTATCGCACTTTGCTGATGCATTTAAACATAAAGAATGGAAAGGTACGGTTTGGCAAATTCTCGTAGCAATACTCTACATAATTGGTGCCGTTATTGTTTTATATGATCCTTTATTAGCATCAACTATCATTACAGCATTACTGGCATGGACGCTTATTGTTATTGGTATTGTTCGCATTAGCATGGCCATATCCTTACGAAATACGCATGGCTGGGGTTGGATCTTATTTGCTGGAATATGCTCCTTAATACTCGGTATTATGATTCTATCGCACTGGCCAATGAGTGGCTTATGGGTCATTGGGTTGTTGATTGCGATTGATATGATCATCAGTGGTTGGACTTACATCCTGATAGC
The DNA window shown above is from Legionella sp. PC997 and carries:
- a CDS encoding MltA domain-containing protein translates to MFQSILIFALMTFSLIAQAALPDDPIQRCLDVRRFADFTTRQKMAAKEPGVFRFKFHKISASELPLDNPSGNMGEVIKALNNQIENCKKHRGEFQAMTIAGHTYKRQEWCHNINEKMLALAKSARGDFQKYLSSIKTEFDWYKSDGWPENHAGFKKGEFQFTAYYAPAPVEARTKRGGAFLYPMYSNPGVVHVASECKKYNLKAPLCGVDPLTKMARGFCLKNADGTYSVVPDREEIEHGALNPKYILGYVKDPNDPAFLMLEGSGSLILDGKLFHINYDGANGRPRTMLGRIVQCAQDPTCGGNLDTMERCAKDPKCHDEAKLRCNVSKKIRQSAASEQLIRQYLDNPLNRDKAADLRNRDQSYVFFTKEDGGPYGSENISLTPHASCATDHKVIPVGMSFIYNCKKSTSWCVAQDTGGAIMGAHVDVYTGEGDQAGVEANQLNHPGSLYIALPKRG
- a CDS encoding isoprenylcysteine carboxylmethyltransferase family protein; amino-acid sequence: MFLALLFIPAGTLNYWQGWVYLVVIISASAAYSIYLAIHDPALLKRRTEVGIAYEKEPIQKIIIFCLYIACLGLILLPPLDVRNGWSLVPWYVSILGDLFVMFSFYMFYLVSKVNTYAAANIRVEKGQKVITTGLYGLVRHPMYFGALFLFIGTPLALGSLWTLLLLPIFIFLLVARILNEEKILVHDLPGYTDYQKKVTTRLIPFIW
- a CDS encoding alkaline phosphatase family protein, producing the protein MFTRRMMIILGFLFCTLAFGDKVPPIAAKINQVIYITLDGVRWQDIYNNQQYLPKFWQKHANKIMFYGNPRDNKPMYTASVPISLPSYQSQMAGAVQVCADNKCGRIKVETLPEAIIQQLHLPKKDVATFSSWPEIKYAVEHIPGTTYNNNGNESVYDPNHLKPDQVMKELNQKQLEDHPKGNDRYDRYTFAQAWHYFITYQPRFLWISLNDADEAAHVNDRTAYYKVLSFYDGVLDEILSYLKSKGIDKQTLVIITTDHGRGDGSNWVHHGPEYPESKKIWAFVMNGQLARAAEDKQNNRYSLLSIRPTIEKALGLETHNETVSH
- a CDS encoding HdeD family acid-resistance protein, with amino-acid sequence MEPTNIDTLHPDTKIIQRHRGWFLGFGILLLIFGIIGLGMDIFLTIVSMYFFAALLLISGLSHFADAFKHKEWKGTVWQILVAILYIIGAVIVLYDPLLASTIITALLAWTLIVIGIVRISMAISLRNTHGWGWILFAGICSLILGIMILSHWPMSGLWVIGLLIAIDMIISGWTYILIAISLRKA